Within the Maribacter sp. BPC-D8 genome, the region TCGTTAGAGTATCGTGTTAAAAACGCAGAAAACAATAATTATGAATGGTTTAAAATAGTTGCGGTACCTAAATTTGAAGATGGAGTTTTAAAAGGTTTTCTGGGTACAGCTATGAATATTGAGCAGCAGAAATCGTACGAAGAGAATTTAAAAAACGAAGTGAATCACCGTACAAAAGAACTGGCTTCTAGTAATTTAAAGCTAGAAAAAATGAATAAAGAGTTGCAATCTTTTGCATATATCTCTAGTCACGATTTACAAGAACCGTTACGTAAAATACAAATGTTCGCCGAAGTGTTGATGGATAATGAGTACGATCAATTATCTACTTCTGGTAAAGTTAAGTTCGAAAAAATACAATCTGCAGCCAATAGAATGCAGTCGCTTATCAACGATTTACTATCATATTCTCGCACAGATACAGAGCAAAGGGTTTTTGAAACAATAGATTTAAAAGACCTAGTAGAAGATATTAAAAATGATTTAGGAGAAGAGTTAAGTAAAAAAGAAGGTACCATTACCTTAAAAAACTCTTGTCAATTAGAAGTAGTTCATTTTCAATTCCGCCAATTAATATATAACCTGTTATCGAACTCTATAAAATATTCGAAGGCAGATGTACCACCTGTAATTACTATAGAAACCGAGGTAATTAAAAAAGCGAAATCTATTGATTCAAGTCTGTCGAATACTAAAGAATACGTTCAAATAACCATTACCGATAATGGTATTGGGTTCGAAGACCAATTTTCTGAGAAAATATTTGAGGTTTTTCAGCGATTACATTCTAAGCAAGAATACGTAGGTACAGGTATAGGTTTGGCTATTGTAAAGAAAATTGTACAAAATCACGCTGGGGTCATTAGTGCTGCAGGTGAGTTAAATAAAGGATCGGTTTTTACAATTGTGCTTCCTAAAAAGCAGTAAATACAACCCATCTTTTTATCCGAAGTTCTAGAAATCTATTCAACTATAATGATTAGGTTAAATTGTTATGTCATTGCAATTCATATAAATAGATGACTTAAATCGATTTTATTGATTTTATTTAAAAGAAAACTTTATTGAGTTAAAGCATATTCTTTTAAGGATATTATATGGGCGAATTCGATTCTACTTTTGACTCATGAATACTACAATAACAAAATCGGCAGGTATGGGTGCTGTCATAAATGATAGTGCTGTAACCTTTAGAATATGGGCTCCGAATGCAGAGAAAGTCTTCGTTGGCGGTAGCTTTAATAATTGGTCTGAAAATGAGATTGTTCTCGAAGCAGAGAATAATGGGTATTGGTCTGTAAGTACGGAGCGAGCATCAGAAGGTGATGAATATAAATTCTTTATAGCATATAACGGTAAGCTTTTATCGAGAAATGATCCGTATGCCTATGAGGTGACAAATAGCAACGGTAATTCTATAATAAGAACATTAGATTTCAACTGGGAGGATGAAGATTTTAAAATGCCAAGCTGGAACGAGCTTGTAATTTATGAACTTCACGTAGGTACTTTTAATCGTTCTTCGCCAGATGCTGTTGGTACTTTCGAAGATGTAATTGCCAAACTTGATTATCTTAAGAACTTAGGCATAAACTGTATAGAATTATTACCTGTGGCTGAGTTTGCAGGTGGAATATCTTGGGGTTACAATCCTGCTCACCCGTTTGCAATAGAACAAGATTATGGTGGTCCAGATGCTTTCGCAAAGCTGGTCAATGAAGCACATAAAAAGGGAATCGCGGTAATAATGGATGTTGTTTATAATCATTTCGGTCCGTCAGATGTAGATTTATGGCAGTTCGATGGCTGGAGCGAAAATGATAAAGGCGGAATTTATTTCTACAATGATCATAGAAGCGAAACCCCATGGGGCGATACCAGACCAGATTATGGTAGAGAAGAAGTACGTCAATACTTGCGTGACAATGCGATGATGTGGATCGAAAAGTATCATTGTGACGGTTTACGAATGGATGCTACTTCATACATACGTTACGAAGGTGGTGGTTTGGGTTATGACACCGAAATTGAAGAAGGCAATGTTTTAATAAGGGATATCAATTCAGAAATTAGAGAGAAATATCCTCATGTATTAACCATTGCAGAAGATTTAAAAGGTGATAGTAGCGTTACCGATCCTGTTGATCATAACGGATTGGCATACGGTTCTCAATGGGATATGAATTTTGTACACCCAGTAAGAGAGGTCATTGAAGACACCCACGACGATAGCAGAGATTTACAGAAAATTATAGATGCACTTGAGTTTAAGTATAGTAATGATGCATTTTGTCGTATAGTGTATACCGAATCTCATGATGAGGTTGCCAATGGTAAAGCGAGGGTGCCAGAAGAAATTCAACCCGGAGATGCAGAAAGTGATTTTGCCAAGAAAAGAGCCATTTTGGGTATGGTATTGACATTAACATCGCCAGGTATACCAATGCTTTTTCAAGGGCAAGAGTTTATTGAAGACGAGTATTTTCAAGATACTGAAGGCTTAGATTGGGAAAAAGAAGAAAAGCACAAGGGTATAGAAAACTTAATCAGCGATATTATTAAGTTGAGAACAGGAGAAACTGAAGGCGGTAAAGGGTTAAGAAGTCAGCATATAGAAATCTTACATAGCAACCACGAAACGAAAATATTAGCTTACACACGGTTTGATGGTAATGATCCCACAGAACCAGTACTTGTAGTTTTGAATTTTAGTAATCAAGAGTATGAAGACTATGGTATAGGTCTAAACGAAAACGAGCCTTTTGAGTTAAGAATAAATGCAGGTAGTAAAATCTACGATAAAGATTTCTCAGAATTACCAGTAGATAGTGTTGAAGTAGTTGAAGAAAGCACAGACGCTAAAAACTGGACGGGTAAAATAAATATTCCGGCTTATGGAGCACTGATTTTTACAAAAGCCTAAGAATTTACCTGTAATTCATTGTAGAAAACTAATTATTTGTAATCTAAAACCTACAATTAAAATGTTTTTTAAGCTGAGCTTCAAAAGTGGTAATATTTTATTGTATTTTGTTATAGAATGTTTTTCTAAAATAATAATTTTACAAACTTTTATGCAGAGAATTAATTGTGTTTATTAAATGGAATATAGTTTCATATATAGCCCTGAAAAAATGGTTAATGAAGTATTTCGAAAAACAATGATCGCTGCTGAGGTTGATTTTGAAATGTTGCAAGACGGTACCATCAAGTTACCTAAAGATTTAAGTGATGAAAAGCTTAAATTTATTTCAATGGAGCTTGAGGGTTTTGGTATAAAGATTCAAACAAAAGAGAATCGAGATATCGTTGAAGAGATTAAGATTTATATAAAGAAAATGGTTTATGAGGGCGATATAAGAAATGTAAAAATTTCAGAATTACTTTCTAAACAATTGGGTTTTAGTTATCCATATCTTTCAAATCTATTTTCTAGTAAAACGTTTACCTCGATAGAGAATTTTTATATATTAGTGCGCATTGAAAAAGTGAAGGATTTAGTGTTGTTAGAGAATACAAGTTTAGGCGAGATTGCTCATGACTTAAATTTTAGCAGTGTTCCTCATTTGTCGAATCAGTTTAAAAAGGTTACCGGGTTAACAATAACCCAATATATAAAGTTTAGAAAAAAGTAAGAAGAACGGTTCTTCTTTCAATACATGTAAAGTGAAAATGGATAAATTAAGAATACTACTCGTTGACGATGACGAAGACGACAGACAATTTTTTGCCGATGCATTGGAGGGAATCGAATTGAACACCGATTTACATCAATTAGAGAATGGAAAAAGCTGTATGGAATATTTACTGACCGATACATATAATACTCCTGATTTGGTGTTTCTAGATTTGAATATGCCTATTATGAATGGGTTTGAATGTTTAGAAGCAATTAGACGTACGCCACATTTAAAAGATTTATTAGTAGCTATTTATTCTACCTCTTCTGCTGAAAGAGATATAGAAGAAACTTTTGAAAAAGGGGCGAATATCTATATTAAAAAACCTTCTAGTTTCAATGAGCTTAAAAAATCACTAAAACAAGTGGTTAAAATGAACTGGGCTTATCATTTAAATGATTTCAAGAAAGAGAATTTTTTATTGAAAATATAAGTTTTCAAATAAAGTTATAGTGCAAAAGTTGTTTCATTCGGAACAACTTTTTTTGTTTTAGCGCCAAGCAAGTCGCATAATTATCGGTTAATTCGCAGTACCTTAACTAAGGTTTGAAAAGTGATATAGTATGAAGAATAATTTAGCAGATGATATTTTTAGAACAATGGTCGATAATGCCGACACTGCTGTATTATACACTGAGCCTTCTGTACCTAATTCTTTAAATGCAAAAGAATATCATGTTAAGTATGCCAACCAAAAAGCTCAAAGTTTCTTTTTTATCTCATCTGAGAGTAATGAAAATCAATCTTTAGAAGAGATTGTAAAATATGATGAACTGCTTATTCTGGCTAATAAGGTTCTGGAAACAAATGAAAATGAGAATTTTAATATCATAGTCAAAGAATCAGATAATATACTTAATTATCATGTTAGAATTAGATCTTTTAACAAAGGTCTTTTATTTGCCTTATCATTAATTAAGCCCAAGTATATCACAGATAAAGAATCTAAGTATCCTTTAGTTAGTCTTGAGTCAAGAAAGAGAGAACTTGAAATTTCTAATCTTTTTGGTATACGAGTTCTAGATAGTAACGACAGTATTATTTGTTATTTAAAACCCATATTCAACAAGAAAGGTGATGTTGAAGACTTTCGTATCGATTATATAAATAATCGAATGGGTGAGATTGCTAATGACGATTCAGCATTTATAGAGGGTCAGACCATACTTGAATATTATCCGAAGAACTCAGAGAACGGAGTTTTAGAAATTCTAGCAGATAGTTATACAACGGGGGAAAATAAAGAATATACTAAAGAATTCATATTTGACAAAGAATCAGTTTGGTTGACCACTAGGGCAGTAAAAATGAACGATGGTCTAATATTGTTCTCTAAAGATGTAACGCAAGAGAAGTCATATGAGGCGCAATTATTTATACAGAACAGGTTGCTTTCAGAAGCAGAGCATGTTGCCAATATTGGTAGTTTCCGATGGAATTTAGCTAAAGAGCAAATAAAATACTCAGACAATGTTTATCGGTTGTTTGGTTATGATCCTAATGAGTTTGATGATAAGTATGACCGCTTACTTACATTTTTGCATCCTAATGATTTTGAGAAAGTGAAATCTAGTTTTAAAGTAGCTAGAAAAAATAAATCTAAAATTGACTTAGTTTTTCGTGTGTATACAAAGTCGAAGGAGTTAAGGTATATGAACACCATAGGTGAATGTTACCAGAAAGAAGGTAACTGGTATATGGTAGGTGTTATTAGAGACGTTACAAAGCAAATAGAGGCAGAGTCGGTACTACAGCTTAAGAATACAGAATTAAAAAGAACGAACGCCGATTTAGAAGCCTTTAACCGAGTAGCCAGTCACGATTTGCAAGAACCCCTTCGTAAAATTCAAATGTTCGTTAGTCGATTAGATGAAGAAGAAGAGGGTCGGTTAAGTAATCGGTCACAAGGCTACTTATCTAAAATCAAGTACTCTTCAGATAGAATGCGTAACCTTATTAACAATCTACTGTCTTATTCTAAAATAGATGAGGTGGGCGAGCAACCAAGGCGTGTAGATCTTAATGATGTTTTAAATAATGTTTTAGAAGATTTAGGGGAACGTATAAATGATTTAGATGCCAAGGTAGCGTCTGTAAGTTTACCGGTGGTAAATGGTATTCAATTTCAGTTAGAACAATTATTTGCCAACCTTATAGGTAATTCACTTAAATATGTAAAAGAAGAGGTGCGACCAGATATTAAAATTATAGGTAATATCGTTAGTGGAGATAAAAGTTCGGTAGAAAGCTTATTGCCAAACATTAATTATGTGAAGCTACAATTTATTGACAATGGCATAGGATTCGAGAAAAAGTATCAAGAGAAAATTTTTGAGATATTTCAACGTCTTCATGGCAAAACAGAATTTTCAGGTACTGGGTTAGGCTTATCTATCTGTAAAAAAATTGTTCAATCGCATAATGGCACCATCACGGCAAAAGGTGAATTGGACAAAGGCGCTGAGTTCACCGTTTATCTTCCTACCTTGTTATAGTTGGTTTTATCGCCATAAAATACACCCTTCTTAAAATTGTGTAACAGCTTCTAAAAATGATGTAACAGATTTACGTTGCATCGGCTGCATCTTTGTATCAACAAGAAATGTAAGCCTTTATGAATAATCTTCAATATGCTAGAGTAGGTAACGTAAGACGAAAAGATTCTTATGACCAGACTTTAAATGTTCAAAGTGGTACTCCTAGTTTTTCCGAAAACTTTCAAGCACAAGAGGCTTCATTAAATAATAACCATCTAAATAATAATTCATGCAAATAGTTCATAATCAGTTAAGTCATTTTAATAATGTTTTAGGAGGAAGTATCTCTAGTTTTCAAGGCGATCGTATTCTTCAATATGATAACGATAAAGGTAGCGGTAGAATACAGACTGTTTCCTTAGGATCCGGAATCTCTTACACAGAATATGATTTGGATTTGAACGATGATTTCAATTTCGATTTAAAGTTGGATGAGAATCGTAGTTTGTACTTCATTTATTGCTTAGAAGGTAGCTTTAGATTTTCAAAAGGTAAAGAGTCGAGTAAAGTTGAAGCTTTACAAACAGTAGTAATTGGTGGTTCTAATGAGAATATTAATATTAAACTAAGAGAGGCAACAAAGTCTAACTTGTCTATTATTAAAGTTACACAAGATGGTGAGTCATTAAGTAAGAATGTTAACAACAATGAATTATACGAGCAATTGTTTGCTTCATTCTTAAATGAAGATGGTAGCGCTCATATTGGTACTTTCAACCTCAAAATAAAAGAACAACTATTACAGATTAGATCAATTACCCAAGTAGGTTTGGTAAGAAAACTGCTTATTGAGGGTATTGTAAACTTTACGTTGGCATTAGAGATTTTACACTGTAAACAAGATATTGAGAATAGCGGTCAAGTTTCGACTATGCTAACAAAGAAAGAGCTTTTAAGAATTGAAGAAGCAGTAAATGCTATCAAGAGAAAACCAGAGTTTCCTTACACTGTAACCGATTTAAGTAAAGAATACGGTCTTTCACCAACAAAATTACAAGAAGGCTTTAAGGTGATGGAAGGTACTACGGTAACGAATTTCATTAGAAATGAGCGATTGATATTAGCTGAAGAATTAATACAGACATCTGATATGAATATTTCAGAGATAGTTTATTCTATAGGGTTTACAAGTAGAAGTTACTTTTCTAAAATCTTTAGAAATAAATTTAAATGTACACCAAAAGCATACCTAATGAATATTAGAAACGTGTCGATTTCAGCATAGAAAAACATATATGAAAAAGATAAGGCCGGCTCAATTGAGCTGGCTTTTTTTGTTTATAATTTTAAGGTAGAACTGTTTTAAAGATTGAAAAGAAGGTAAACAAGAAAATACCGTTAACTAAAAGCTAGGTAGCTTAGAAGATTTAAAATAATAGTATTGAGTGTATCTTAAAAAGTTATTTTAAATGGAAATGACGAATTCTTTCTCATTTCTTTCAGCATCATTTACATAGCGTAAACATTTGTGTAAAAGTGTTTTTAGCTGGTTGTAAGAAGAAGGTTTTTGTAAATACAAAGAAGCGCCCATTTCATCTAAACGGGTAATCTCTTTAGGGTGATAAGATGTTGAGTAGATAATTACAGGAATATCTGTATATTTCTCAAGATCACGAATATCTGCAAGACACTCAAATCCGTCCATCATTGGCATTTTCAAATCTAAAAATATAACATCTGGTTTTTCAGCGGTATTTGATAGCAAACTAGCCATCAGATCTACGCCATTATTAAATTCAGAAATTTTAGTTTGTATCGGTATCTCTCTTAATGCATCAGAAAAGAATGTTCTGTCATCACTATCATCGTCAGCTAGGAAGACATTTAGTAAATTTTTGCTCATGGCAATTAATAATTTAAAACGCTAAAAAATGTTTGTTCTTAAAGACTTCAATTAAAAATTTCAATCAAAATCCAACAGCAAGGTAAAACTTAAGAAGTCTATTCTCTAATGCGATTCGTTTAAAAAATAGCTCAATACCTAAAATATAACGCTGGCATATGAGCACATATTACTATTTTGAGTCAAAATGTACAAGAAGTTTCACCGGTTATATTGGCGGTTCTGAAACCATGGTTTTAATCTTCTTCCAAAAGTGCTTTGAAGTGACATTTGTAGGTTCAATAAGATCAGCCATTAGAATCAAGTTTCTCTTGAATTGCTCATACTCATATCTATTAGTATTATTCTCATCGATGGGGTAGTAAGCCATTCCCCAATTGGGGAATGTTCTCTTGCTTATTTCATCATCAGAAAAAAGGGTAACATTCTTATGGCGAGGATCCATTTTAATCTTTTTGTAAAGCGCCTCTATTTTCTTTTTGTTTCCCTCCAATAATTGAACAAAGCCGCCTTGATAATAGATTAGGCAACCTGTGATATCTTGACGTTGATTGTTTTCACGTGCTTTTTCAAGTAATTCTTCCATTTCTGCGCCCTTAATCTTATTGGTAGCAACAGATTCATAAGTCAATGTATACATCTAAAATGAAATTGGTCTTAATGGGCAAAAATAATAAAAATGTCAAAACAAATACTCTAATTGCGTTTAGTAGTATGATTTGGTGCGAAGTAGCAATCTTTTTAAAAACAAAAAAGCCCCTAAAAGGGGCTTTTGAGTGATCGCAGGAGGATTCGAACCTCCGACCGTCTGCTTAGAAGGCAGATGCTCTATCCAGCTGAGCTATGCGACCGACACCATTTTTTCAAATGTGGGTGCAAACTTAGTGATTTTTATAGACTGGTAAAACCAAAATCAACAAAATTTTAATTATTTCTTTTATCTGCCAATTTACGGCTATGAACGACCTTCATATTGATCAAAATTTTCCCACAGTTGATCAAGAACTTTGTAGAATATTTCAAACTCTTCTTCAGTGATACCCAGTGTACTAACTTTTCTTAAATCTTTAATAAACGGCATAACCTGTTTTGTAAGTGCAGATCCTTCATCTGTTATTACAAGCTTGTATCTTTTTTGATCATCTCTAAATCGAGACTTTCTTAAGAAGCCTTTTTTGCATAATCCGCTAATAACTCGAGAAGTTGTAGCTCTATTCCTAAAATTAGATTTGGCAATATCAGCTTGAGAAGCATCTTTACCTTCTAGTTGTACACGTTGTAAAATCACCCAT harbors:
- a CDS encoding helix-turn-helix domain-containing protein; protein product: MEYSFIYSPEKMVNEVFRKTMIAAEVDFEMLQDGTIKLPKDLSDEKLKFISMELEGFGIKIQTKENRDIVEEIKIYIKKMVYEGDIRNVKISELLSKQLGFSYPYLSNLFSSKTFTSIENFYILVRIEKVKDLVLLENTSLGEIAHDLNFSSVPHLSNQFKKVTGLTITQYIKFRKK
- a CDS encoding response regulator, coding for MDKLRILLVDDDEDDRQFFADALEGIELNTDLHQLENGKSCMEYLLTDTYNTPDLVFLDLNMPIMNGFECLEAIRRTPHLKDLLVAIYSTSSAERDIEETFEKGANIYIKKPSSFNELKKSLKQVVKMNWAYHLNDFKKENFLLKI
- a CDS encoding BLUF domain-containing protein → MYTLTYESVATNKIKGAEMEELLEKARENNQRQDITGCLIYYQGGFVQLLEGNKKKIEALYKKIKMDPRHKNVTLFSDDEISKRTFPNWGMAYYPIDENNTNRYEYEQFKRNLILMADLIEPTNVTSKHFWKKIKTMVSEPPI
- a CDS encoding response regulator; translation: MSKNLLNVFLADDDSDDRTFFSDALREIPIQTKISEFNNGVDLMASLLSNTAEKPDVIFLDLKMPMMDGFECLADIRDLEKYTDIPVIIYSTSYHPKEITRLDEMGASLYLQKPSSYNQLKTLLHKCLRYVNDAERNEKEFVISI
- a CDS encoding sensor histidine kinase encodes the protein MKNNLADDIFRTMVDNADTAVLYTEPSVPNSLNAKEYHVKYANQKAQSFFFISSESNENQSLEEIVKYDELLILANKVLETNENENFNIIVKESDNILNYHVRIRSFNKGLLFALSLIKPKYITDKESKYPLVSLESRKRELEISNLFGIRVLDSNDSIICYLKPIFNKKGDVEDFRIDYINNRMGEIANDDSAFIEGQTILEYYPKNSENGVLEILADSYTTGENKEYTKEFIFDKESVWLTTRAVKMNDGLILFSKDVTQEKSYEAQLFIQNRLLSEAEHVANIGSFRWNLAKEQIKYSDNVYRLFGYDPNEFDDKYDRLLTFLHPNDFEKVKSSFKVARKNKSKIDLVFRVYTKSKELRYMNTIGECYQKEGNWYMVGVIRDVTKQIEAESVLQLKNTELKRTNADLEAFNRVASHDLQEPLRKIQMFVSRLDEEEEGRLSNRSQGYLSKIKYSSDRMRNLINNLLSYSKIDEVGEQPRRVDLNDVLNNVLEDLGERINDLDAKVASVSLPVVNGIQFQLEQLFANLIGNSLKYVKEEVRPDIKIIGNIVSGDKSSVESLLPNINYVKLQFIDNGIGFEKKYQEKIFEIFQRLHGKTEFSGTGLGLSICKKIVQSHNGTITAKGELDKGAEFTVYLPTLL
- a CDS encoding MarR family winged helix-turn-helix transcriptional regulator: MDRTEGFGVYIDRTLKKVQSTFLQVFAENNIDLTIEQWVILQRVQLEGKDASQADIAKSNFRNRATTSRVISGLCKKGFLRKSRFRDDQKRYKLVITDEGSALTKQVMPFIKDLRKVSTLGITEEEFEIFYKVLDQLWENFDQYEGRS
- a CDS encoding alpha-amylase family glycosyl hydrolase — protein: MNTTITKSAGMGAVINDSAVTFRIWAPNAEKVFVGGSFNNWSENEIVLEAENNGYWSVSTERASEGDEYKFFIAYNGKLLSRNDPYAYEVTNSNGNSIIRTLDFNWEDEDFKMPSWNELVIYELHVGTFNRSSPDAVGTFEDVIAKLDYLKNLGINCIELLPVAEFAGGISWGYNPAHPFAIEQDYGGPDAFAKLVNEAHKKGIAVIMDVVYNHFGPSDVDLWQFDGWSENDKGGIYFYNDHRSETPWGDTRPDYGREEVRQYLRDNAMMWIEKYHCDGLRMDATSYIRYEGGGLGYDTEIEEGNVLIRDINSEIREKYPHVLTIAEDLKGDSSVTDPVDHNGLAYGSQWDMNFVHPVREVIEDTHDDSRDLQKIIDALEFKYSNDAFCRIVYTESHDEVANGKARVPEEIQPGDAESDFAKKRAILGMVLTLTSPGIPMLFQGQEFIEDEYFQDTEGLDWEKEEKHKGIENLISDIIKLRTGETEGGKGLRSQHIEILHSNHETKILAYTRFDGNDPTEPVLVVLNFSNQEYEDYGIGLNENEPFELRINAGSKIYDKDFSELPVDSVEVVEESTDAKNWTGKINIPAYGALIFTKA
- a CDS encoding helix-turn-helix transcriptional regulator, with the translated sequence MQIVHNQLSHFNNVLGGSISSFQGDRILQYDNDKGSGRIQTVSLGSGISYTEYDLDLNDDFNFDLKLDENRSLYFIYCLEGSFRFSKGKESSKVEALQTVVIGGSNENINIKLREATKSNLSIIKVTQDGESLSKNVNNNELYEQLFASFLNEDGSAHIGTFNLKIKEQLLQIRSITQVGLVRKLLIEGIVNFTLALEILHCKQDIENSGQVSTMLTKKELLRIEEAVNAIKRKPEFPYTVTDLSKEYGLSPTKLQEGFKVMEGTTVTNFIRNERLILAEELIQTSDMNISEIVYSIGFTSRSYFSKIFRNKFKCTPKAYLMNIRNVSISA
- a CDS encoding sensor histidine kinase produces the protein MKKEFHFLDDGGEMGKLMREKDWSLTPLGAPEGWPQSLRTTVNIILNSPFPMFLFWGDTLKGFYNDAYRPILGVDGKHPKILGLNGAEAWAEIWKDIYPMLSVVTKKGESIWRENLMIPIYRNGRIEDVYWTFSYSPVKDEKGNVSGVLVIVTDTTEAVMAERRLRESERRFRDIANLSPMWIWITDADINVEYANKELLNFIGLSHYSEFEGQVWKNVVHPDDIDVVFEGFARAVETQERLSLEYRVKNAENNNYEWFKIVAVPKFEDGVLKGFLGTAMNIEQQKSYEENLKNEVNHRTKELASSNLKLEKMNKELQSFAYISSHDLQEPLRKIQMFAEVLMDNEYDQLSTSGKVKFEKIQSAANRMQSLINDLLSYSRTDTEQRVFETIDLKDLVEDIKNDLGEELSKKEGTITLKNSCQLEVVHFQFRQLIYNLLSNSIKYSKADVPPVITIETEVIKKAKSIDSSLSNTKEYVQITITDNGIGFEDQFSEKIFEVFQRLHSKQEYVGTGIGLAIVKKIVQNHAGVISAAGELNKGSVFTIVLPKKQ